The DNA sequence TTATCGGTGACGCTCGCACCTCAATTTTCGATGCCGGTGCAGGTATTGCGCTGACTGATACATTTGTAAAAATCGTATCATGGTATGATAACGAAATGGGTTACTCACACAAAGTATGTGACCTTATCGTTCACATGGACACTGTAAAATAAGCTGTTTTTCTGTTTGTGATTTGATTTTAGGGTCCTTTATAATTCAGGAGAATGTAAAGGGCCTTTTTTTAAACCATTGCTCTGAGAGGATGAGGTTTGTATGGCTATAGAGAAAAAGACTGTAAAAGATGTTGAGCTTAAAGGCAAACGGGTAATAATGCGTGTTGATTTCAACGTGCCTATGGATAAGGGTGTGATTCAGGATGATACAAGGGTTCAGGCCGCTTTGCCTACAATTAAATATGTCCTTGAACAGGGCCCCAGAAGTCTGGTTCTGATGTCACATCTTGGTGATCCTAAAAAAGACATGAAAAAGGCGAAGGAAAGTGCGCAGAAAGAGGGTAAATCTTTTGATGAAAACGAATATCTTGCTGCCAAGCATAAGATGGCTCCGGTTGCAGCGCATCTTTCTAAACTGCTCTCCAAAAATGTAGCCGTAACTCCTGACTGTATGAGTGATGAGACTAAAGCGATGGTTGAGGGGCTCGAAGAGGGTGGTGTTCTTATGCTTGAAAATACCCGCTTTCATGGGGAAGAAAAATCAAAGGATGAAGCAGAGAGGGAAAAACTTGCTTCAGCTCTGGCCCGCTACGGTGATGTGTACGTAAATGATGCATTTGGAACTGCACACCGTGCACATGCTTCAACAGAAACCATCGCACGGCATTTGCCTGCTGTTGCAGGATTCCTTATGGAGAAAGAGCTCGTTTTTCTGCAGGACAAGATTGTAGCAGCTCCGGAAAAACCATTCATTGCCATAATTGGCGGAGCAAAAATCTCTTCAAAAATAGGTGTGCTTGAAAGCCTTCTCTCAAAAGTC is a window from the Chitinispirillum alkaliphilum genome containing:
- a CDS encoding Phosphoglycerate kinase — translated: MAIEKKTVKDVELKGKRVIMRVDFNVPMDKGVIQDDTRVQAALPTIKYVLEQGPRSLVLMSHLGDPKKDMKKAKESAQKEGKSFDENEYLAAKHKMAPVAAHLSKLLSKNVAVTPDCMSDETKAMVEGLEEGGVLMLENTRFHGEEKSKDEAEREKLASALARYGDVYVNDAFGTAHRAHASTETIARHLPAVAGFLMEKELVFLQDKIVAAPEKPFIAIIGGAKISSKIGVLESLLSKVDKMIIGGGMAYTFLRAKGLNIGDSLVEEDMLDTARSVLQKAFEKRVFIYLPIDHIVTKEYSPEAESKHVARGNIEDGWMGMDIGPLTIDLFKSTIKGSKTVFWNGPMGVFEFPNFAKGTEAIATSIADLSDAVTVIGGGDSVSAVKKAGLADKMSHISTGGGASLELVEGKELPGVKALNNK